Within the Leptogranulimonas caecicola genome, the region GGTCGCTGTGGTGGTGGGCTCGGCCTTTGGCGGGCTCACGGCTTCAGAGCGCAAGCTGGACCTCTTTGGCGCCGCGGGCCTGGGCATGCTCTGCGGGCTTGGCGGCGGCCTTATCCGCGACATGATCATGCAGTGCGGCAGCGTCTACATGCTCTCCAACGACTGGGCCATTCCTACGGCGGCATTGGCCGGGACCGCGGTATTTTTCTTCTCGGGGTTGTTCAAGTCGTTGGATAAAGCCACGGCCATCGTGGACATCCTGGCGGTGGGCATCTTCACCGCCTCCGGTACCGACAAGGCCATCATCCACGAGCTCCCCGTCATGGCGGCCCTGCTCATGGGCGTGCTCACCGGCGTGGGCGGCGGCATGCTGCGCGACATCTTCCTAGGCGACGTCCCCCAGATCTTTAGACCAGGAAACCTCTACGCCTCCTGCGCGCTGATATCAGCGGCGGTCTATTGCGCCCTGGTCTACGCCGGGCTTGTGAAGGGGTTCGCCGTGGTGGTCTGCGTGGCCGTCTGCTGCCTTTTGCGCTGGCTGTCGCTTAGGTTTGGCATTACCACGCCCAGCCCGGTGGACTATACGCCCCGGCTCATCGACTATACCCGCAGGCTCAAGCATCGCACGGTGAG harbors:
- a CDS encoding trimeric intracellular cation channel family protein — protein: MGHRQTRTQAARATVIDFEENPVGTLFTTLNPQFITLTMPEWIDMVAVVVGSAFGGLTASERKLDLFGAAGLGMLCGLGGGLIRDMIMQCGSVYMLSNDWAIPTAALAGTAVFFFSGLFKSLDKATAIVDILAVGIFTASGTDKAIIHELPVMAALLMGVLTGVGGGMLRDIFLGDVPQIFRPGNLYASCALISAAVYCALVYAGLVKGFAVVVCVAVCCLLRWLSLRFGITTPSPVDYTPRLIDYTRRLKHRTVSNPYIPYRGSRMGHSVRWDSSTGSFAPAPSSTDAAQQAREQRRDQMKEEIKQELREELGEELEAREREAAEGQAKGSAEAIFAPHEPAEKTLLMPEPSPKKETLTDPDDQLPYR